In one Arachis duranensis cultivar V14167 chromosome 9, aradu.V14167.gnm2.J7QH, whole genome shotgun sequence genomic region, the following are encoded:
- the LOC107466552 gene encoding DNA mismatch repair protein MSH1, mitochondrial → MRALSVRNVVVLLPRWLHRPHFSPSSPAPPCTSFLPSRTLITNRHLGKVSGFKDRKVLRGSTKATKKQRVPNNVLDDKDLSHILWWKERMDVCKKPSTIQLLKRLEYSNLLGLDCNLRNGSLKEGTLNWEMLQFKSKFPREVLLCRVGDFYEALGIDACILVEYVGLNPFGGLRSDSIPKAGCPVVNLRQTLDDLTNNGFSVCIVEEVQGPTQARSRKGRFISGHAHPGNPYVYGLVGVDHDLDFPEPMPVIGISRSARGYCMILVLETMKTYTIEDGLTEEAVVTKLRTSRYHHLFLHVSLRQNSSGTFRWGEFGEGGLLWGECRSRHVEWFDGNAISEILSKVKELYDLDNEVIFRNKTVHSENRPRSLTLGTATQIGAIPTEGIPSLLKVILPPNCTGLPVLYIRDLLLNPPSYEIGSTIQGICKLMNSVSCSIPEFTCVSSAKLVKLLELRETNHIEFCRIKNILDEILQMHRASELNEILRLLIDPTWVATGLKLDFETLVDGCELASGKICEIIFLDGESDQKFSSFCGFPNEFFEDMESSWKGRVKRIHIDDVFTEVERAAEALYLAVTEDFGPIVSRIKAMSASLGGPKGEILYAREHEAIWFKGKRFTPTVWAGSPGEEQIKQLKPAFDSKGKRVGDEWYTTMKVEDALTRYHEASSKAKARVLEVLRELSTELQSNINIIVFSSMLLVIAKALFSHVSEGRRRKWTFPTLAVSHSFKDVKPLEGYEGMKIVGLVPYWLNIAQGSAVQNTVDMKSLFLLTGPNGGGKSSILRSVCAAALLGICGLMVPAESALIPYFDSIMLHMKSYDSPADEKSSFQVEMSELRTIITGTTKRSLVLIDEICRGTEIAKGTCIAGSVIESLDQIGCLGIVSTHLHGILDLPLNLKDTVQKAMGTVCIDGQTKPTWKLTDGICKESLAFETAKREGIPEIIIQRAQDLYLSVYAKDRLSGENFPKLEQYSSSIKNNNFDQEQFDSRRNSPEEISIANQVEVLQQEVENAVTVICQEKMMELRRKKISSELMEIKCVLINAREKPPPSTVGSSSVYVMFRPDNKIYVGQTDDLEGRVSMHRSKEGMQNALFLYFLVQGKSLACQFETLLINQLPSHGFQVANVADGKHRNFGTSNLYIECATSS, encoded by the exons ATGCGCGCTCTGTCAGTTCGAAACGTCGTCGTTTTGTTGCCCCGATGGCTCCACCGTCCTCActtctctccttcttctcctgCACCGCCATGCACCTCATTCCTCCCCTCGAGAACGCTTAT AACAAATAGACATCTGGGGAAAGTGTCAGGCTTTAAAGATAGGAAGGTCCTCAGGGGTAGCACTAAAGCAACTAAGAAGCAGAGAGTACCAAACAATGTTTTAGATGATAAAGATCTTTCTCACATATTGTGGTGGAAGGAG AGAATGGATGTGTGCAAAAAGCCTTCAACTATTCAGTTGCTGAAAAGGCTCGAATATTCCAACCTGTTGGGCTTGGACTGTAACTTGAGAAATGGAAG TCTCAAGGAAGGAACACTCAACTGGGAAATGTTGCAGTTCAAGTCAAAATTTCCACGAGAAGTTTTGCTTTGCAga GTTGGTGACTTTTATGAAGCACTTGGAATAGATGCTTGTATTCTTGTTGAATATGTGGGTTTAAACCCCTTCGGTGGTCTGCGATCGGATAGTATTCCTAAGGCTGGTTGCCCAGTTGTG AATCTTCGACAGACCTTAGATGATTTGACAAATAACGGTTTTTCAGTG TGCATTGTGGAGGAAGTTCAGGGTCCAACTCAAGCTCGATCTAGGAAAGGTCGATTCATATCTGG ACATGCTCATCCTGGAAATCCATATGTATATGGACTTGTTGGGGTTGATCATGACCTGGACTTCCCAGAACCAATGCCTGTAATAG GAATATCACGTTCTGCAAGGGGCTATTGCATGATTTTAGTCCTTGAAACCATGAAGACATACACTATAGAAGATGGTTTGACAGAGGAAGCAGTAGTGACAAAACTTCGTACTAGTCGATACCATCACTTATTCCTTCACGTGTCTTTAAGACAGAACTCTTCTG GAACCTTCCGTTGGGGAGAATTTGGTGAGGGAGGGCTTTTATGGGGGGAATGCAGATCCAGACATGTTGAATGGTTTGATGGAAATGCTATATCTGAAATTTTGTCTAAG GTGAAGGAGCTTTATGATCTTGACAATGAGGTCATATTTAGGAACAAGACTGTTCATTCAGAAAACCGGCCACGATCTTTAACTCTAGGAACAGCAACACAAATTG GAGCCATACCAACTGAAGGAATACCTTCTTTGTTGAAAGTGATACTTCCACCAAATTGCACTGGGTTGCCTGTATT GTATATAAGAGATCTTCTTTTGAATCCTCCCTCGTATGAGATTGGCTCCACAATTCAAG GAATATGCAAACTTATGAACAGTGTATCATGCTCAATTCCTGAATTCACCTGTGTTTCATCAGCCAAG CTGGTAAAACTACTTGAATTGCGGGAGACCAACCATATTGAATTTTGTAGAATCAAGAATATTCTTGATGAAATTTTGCAGATGCACAGAGCCTCTGAACTTAATGAAATATTGAGACTTTTAATTGATCCCACGTGGGTGGCAACTGGTTTAAAATTGGACTTCGAGACCTTG gTCGATGGATGTGAATTAGCATCGGGTAAGATTTGTGAAATAATTTTTCTGGATGGCGAGAGTGATCAGAAATTCAGTTCATTTTGTGGCTTTCCAAATGAATTCTTTGAGGATATGGAGTCTTCGTGGAAAGGTCGAGTAAAAAGAATCCATATTGATGATGTATTTACTGAAGTGGAAAGAGCAGCTGAGGCCTTATATTTAGCA GTTACTGAAGATTTTGGTCCTATTGTTTCTAGAATAAAAGCTATGTCAGCTTCACTTGGAGGCCCTAAGGGAGAAATATTATATGCTCGAGAGCATGAAGCAATTTGGTTTAAGGGCAAACGCTTCACTCCAACTGTTTGGGCTGGTAGCCCTGGGGAGGAACAAATCAAACAGCTTAAGCCTGCTTTTGATTCTAAGGGTAAAAGGGTAGGTGATGAATGGTATACCACAATGAAGGTGGAAGATGCCTTAACAAG GTATCATGAAGCAAGTTCCAAAGCCAAAGCAAGAGTTCTGGAAGTTTTAAGGGAACTTTCTACAGAGTTACAATCAAATATAAACATCATTgtcttttcttccatgttgcTTGTCATAGCGAAAGCATTATTTTCTCATGTGAG TGAAGGGAGAAGAAGGAAATGGACATTTCCAACACTAGCAGTGTCCCATAGTTTTAAG GATGTGAAACCATTGGAGGGAtacgaagggatgaagatagTTGGTTTAGTACCTTACTGGTTGAACATAGCACAAGGAAGTGCTGTGCAGAATACCGTTGATATGAAATCATTGTTTCTCTTGACAGGACCAAATGGGGGTGGTAAATCAAGTATTCTTCGCTCAGTTTGTGCTGCTGCATTACTTGGGATATGTGGTCTTATGGTTCCAGCTGAATCAGCCCTGATTCCTTATTTCGATTCTATCATGCTTCATATGAAATCTTATGATAGCCCAGCTGATGAAAAAAGTTCATTCCAG GTAGAAATGTCAGAGCTTCGAACAATCATCACCGGAACTACTAAAAGAAGCCTTGTGCTTATTGACGAAATTTGCCGAGGAACAGAAATTGCAAAAGGCACTTGTATTGCAGGCAGCGTCATTGAATCTCTTGATCAAATTGGTTGTCTGGGTATTGTATCTACTCACTTGCATGGAATACTTGATCTGCCACTCAACCTCAAGGATACTGTCCAAAAAGCAATGGGGACGGTATGCATTGATGGACAAACAAAGCCCACGTGGAAGCTGACAGATGGAATATGCAAAGAAAGTCTTGCATTTGAAACGGCCAAGAGGGAAGGGATTCCTGAGATTATTATTCAAAGAGCACAAGATCTTTATCTGTCAGTTTATGCAAAGGACCGGCTTTCTGGAGAGAATTTCCCAAAGCTGGAACAATATtcttcttccataaaaaataataattttgatcaAGAACAATTTGATTCAAGACGAAATTCTCCTGAGGAAATATCGATAGCTAATCAAGTGGAAGTTTTACAGCAGGAGGTTGAGAATGCTGTCACTGTAATATGCCAGGAGAAGATGATGGAGCTCCGAAGAAAGAAGATCTCATCAGAGTTGATGGAGATAAAATGTGTCCTAATTAATGCAAGAGAGAAACCGCCTCCATCGACAGTAGGTTCTTCGAGTGTCTATGTGATGTTCAGACCAGATAACAAAATCTATGTAGGACAG ACGGATGATCTCGAGGGCCGAGTTTCCATGCATCGTTCAAAAGAAGGAATGCAGAATGCATTgttcctttattttcttgtccAAGGAAAGAGCTTGGCATGCCAGTTTGAAACTCTTCTCATCAACCAGCTTCCTAGTCATGGCTTTCAGGTAGCCAATGTGGCCGATGGCAAGCATCGGAATTTTGGCACATCCAACCTTTACATAGAATGTGCTACCAGTTCTTGA